One part of the Helicobacter cetorum MIT 99-5656 genome encodes these proteins:
- the serS gene encoding serine--tRNA ligase, giving the protein MIDKKLLLQDFEKVATSLKKRNDIMENELGNLREIIVDYKKQLIELESLQAFQNKVSKEFGIKMAQKEDVSGLKKELENNKIKLNTLSEIVSRLESDIDFELSKMPNLVDEKTPLGKNEEDNVEIKKILTPRVFDFKPKEHFELAKNNGWIDFESGVKLAKSRFSVIRGFGAKVYKALINLMLDFNEKNGFEVIYTPALVNEKMLFGTGQLPKFEEDVFKIENENLYLIPTSEVTLTNLYNDTIIESEKLPIKMTAHTPCFRSEAGSAGRDTRGMIRQHQFDKVELVAIAHPKESDKMQEHMLESASSILRALELPHRFVQLCGGDLGFSASNTIDIEVWLPGQNCYREISSVSNTRDFQARRAKIRFKENKKNQLVHTLNGSSLAVGRTMVALMENHQLADGSISIPKALEKYL; this is encoded by the coding sequence ATGATTGATAAAAAACTTTTATTACAAGATTTTGAAAAGGTGGCTACTTCTTTAAAAAAGCGTAATGATATTATGGAGAATGAGCTAGGTAATTTGCGTGAAATCATTGTCGACTATAAAAAGCAACTTATAGAACTAGAAAGCTTGCAAGCCTTTCAAAACAAGGTGTCTAAAGAATTTGGTATCAAAATGGCTCAAAAGGAAGATGTGAGTGGGTTAAAAAAAGAGCTAGAAAATAATAAAATAAAATTAAATACCCTTTCTGAAATTGTTAGTAGGCTAGAGAGTGATATTGATTTTGAACTTTCCAAAATGCCTAATCTTGTAGATGAAAAAACCCCTTTAGGCAAAAATGAAGAAGATAATGTAGAAATTAAAAAAATCTTAACCCCTAGAGTTTTTGATTTCAAACCTAAAGAGCATTTTGAACTCGCAAAAAACAATGGCTGGATTGATTTTGAAAGTGGCGTGAAATTAGCCAAAAGCCGTTTTTCTGTTATCAGGGGTTTTGGGGCTAAGGTTTATAAAGCACTCATTAACTTAATGCTAGATTTTAATGAAAAAAATGGCTTTGAAGTCATCTACACGCCCGCTTTAGTGAATGAAAAAATGCTTTTTGGAACCGGGCAATTACCCAAATTTGAAGAAGATGTTTTTAAAATAGAAAATGAAAATTTGTATTTAATCCCCACTTCTGAAGTAACGCTCACTAATTTATATAACGACACCATCATTGAATCTGAAAAACTTCCTATTAAAATGACCGCTCACACGCCTTGCTTTAGAAGTGAGGCAGGTAGTGCTGGAAGAGACACAAGGGGCATGATTAGACAACACCAATTTGATAAAGTGGAGTTAGTCGCTATTGCGCACCCTAAAGAGAGCGATAAAATGCAAGAACATATGCTAGAGAGTGCAAGCTCTATTTTAAGGGCTTTGGAATTACCGCATAGATTTGTGCAATTATGCGGTGGGGATTTAGGCTTTAGTGCGAGTAACACCATAGATATTGAAGTGTGGTTACCCGGACAAAATTGCTACAGAGAGATTAGCTCTGTGTCTAACACAAGAGATTTTCAAGCTAGGCGGGCTAAAATTCGTTTTAAAGAAAACAAAAAAAATCAATTAGTCCATACCTTAAATGGTTCTTCTTTAGCGGTAGGTAGGACTATGGTCGCTTTAATGGAAAACCATCAGCTTGCTGATGGTAGTATTAGCATTCCTAAGGCATTAGAAAAATATTTGTAG
- a CDS encoding carbon-nitrogen hydrolase family protein encodes MQVIALQLESFKENLMQSLLNSAPPQSVVVLPEYVINPFFHHNMALEFAEITHQSKRAIEFLLKSCEKLDLIISAPVLLEEENKIYKKIALISKEGVQYYTQQRLIPYSHWDEESFFDNEKTDFKELLVFEKEKLKIAPLFGFEAHFDEIWVQAKNQGVDVVLLSSVATFESNERWRHLCKMRAFCASCVVVRANRIGAYRQVVVEKEQKNEFLWKFYGDSFVALPNGRIENSLQGKMGALSTQIHKDDIDEWARLWHFRTIKEG; translated from the coding sequence GTGCAAGTTATTGCTTTACAGCTAGAGTCTTTTAAAGAAAATCTTATGCAATCATTATTAAACTCAGCCCCACCACAGAGTGTGGTTGTGTTGCCTGAATATGTGATTAACCCTTTTTTCCACCATAACATGGCGTTAGAATTTGCTGAAATTACGCATCAATCCAAACGAGCGATTGAATTTTTATTAAAGAGTTGCGAGAAGCTAGACTTAATTATTTCAGCTCCGGTGCTATTAGAAGAAGAAAATAAAATTTATAAAAAAATCGCTTTAATTTCTAAAGAAGGCGTTCAATACTACACGCAACAACGCTTGATTCCTTATTCGCACTGGGATGAAGAGAGTTTTTTTGACAATGAAAAAACGGATTTTAAAGAGTTGCTTGTGTTTGAAAAAGAGAAGTTAAAAATCGCCCCCTTGTTTGGTTTTGAAGCTCATTTTGATGAAATATGGGTTCAAGCTAAAAATCAGGGCGTAGATGTGGTGCTTTTAAGTAGTGTGGCGACTTTTGAGTCTAATGAAAGGTGGCGGCATTTGTGTAAAATGCGTGCATTTTGTGCATCTTGCGTGGTGGTGAGAGCCAACAGAATCGGAGCGTATCGCCAAGTGGTTGTAGAAAAAGAGCAAAAAAACGAATTTTTGTGGAAATTTTATGGGGATAGCTTTGTGGCTTTACCTAATGGGAGAATTGAAAATTCTTTACAAGGTAAAATGGGGGCATTAAGCACACAAATTCATAAAGATGATATAGATGAATGGGCTAGACTATGGCATTTTAGAACGATTAAAGAGGGTTGA
- the xseB gene encoding exodeoxyribonuclease VII small subunit — protein MQNCLFETEKPPKKNVKNTSKKSVEKSFEEHVQALEQAIEHLNAPDLSLKEGIEWYKMGMQELLLAQKLLTDAHLEYEKLQTLD, from the coding sequence ATGCAAAATTGCTTGTTTGAAACAGAGAAACCCCCCAAAAAGAATGTTAAAAACACTTCCAAAAAGAGCGTTGAAAAAAGCTTTGAAGAGCATGTTCAAGCCTTAGAGCAAGCCATAGAGCATTTGAATGCCCCTGATTTGTCCTTAAAAGAAGGCATAGAGTGGTATAAAATGGGCATGCAAGAGTTACTTCTAGCTCAAAAGCTTTTAACAGACGCTCATTTAGAATATGAAAAATTACAGACACTTGATTAA
- the ubiE gene encoding bifunctional demethylmenaquinone methyltransferase/2-methoxy-6-polyprenyl-1,4-benzoquinol methylase UbiE yields the protein MSEKNLEQKQEKIISMFDDIASSYDQANRLISFGMDIKWRERACEQAFLFLESKKSLRLVDVACGTGDMLLAWQEVGLKHQVHFEKSIGIDPSNNMLMVAKKKLKEGAEFIQAEAKNLEGIENNSVDILSIAYGLRNVVERQVALKEFARVLKPRGVLVILEFLKKDHPTWLDKISGFYTNKVLPLVGGAISKNYEAYSYLPQSIEGFLSLESLKLELESTGLEILRTEDSVAQISTTMLIRKK from the coding sequence ATGAGTGAAAAGAATTTAGAACAAAAACAAGAAAAAATCATCAGCATGTTTGATGATATAGCGAGTTCTTACGACCAAGCAAATCGTTTGATTAGTTTTGGAATGGATATTAAATGGCGAGAGAGAGCTTGCGAGCAAGCGTTTTTGTTTTTAGAGAGCAAGAAGTCTTTGAGACTTGTAGATGTGGCATGTGGGACGGGAGATATGCTTTTAGCATGGCAAGAAGTGGGTTTGAAACATCAGGTGCATTTTGAAAAATCTATAGGGATTGACCCATCAAATAACATGCTTATGGTGGCGAAAAAAAAGCTTAAAGAAGGAGCGGAGTTTATTCAAGCTGAAGCTAAGAATTTAGAAGGTATTGAAAATAATAGCGTAGATATTCTCTCTATTGCTTATGGATTGCGTAATGTAGTAGAGAGACAAGTTGCTTTGAAAGAATTTGCTAGAGTGTTAAAACCCAGGGGCGTTTTGGTTATTTTAGAATTTTTAAAAAAAGACCACCCTACTTGGCTGGATAAAATCTCAGGTTTTTACACGAATAAGGTTTTGCCCTTAGTGGGGGGAGCTATTAGCAAGAATTATGAAGCCTATTCTTATTTGCCACAATCCATTGAAGGGTTTTTGAGTTTAGAAAGTTTGAAATTAGAGTTAGAAAGCACAGGACTTGAGATTTTAAGGACTGAAGATTCAGTGGCTCAAATTTCCACCACCATGCTCATTAGAAAGAAATAA
- the hemJ gene encoding protoporphyrinogen oxidase HemJ, translated as MGFLNEYFLWIKAFHIIAVVSWMAALFYLPRLFVYHAENAHKNEFVEIIKIQEKKLYTFISSPAMGFTLITGILMLLANPLLFKSGGWLHAKLLLVLLLLIYHFYCKKCMRDLAKDPSKRSGKFYRIFNEVPTILLIGIVILVVVKPF; from the coding sequence ATGGGTTTTTTAAACGAGTATTTTTTATGGATTAAGGCTTTTCATATTATAGCTGTTGTCTCTTGGATGGCGGCGTTATTTTATTTGCCGCGACTCTTTGTCTATCATGCAGAGAACGCTCATAAAAATGAGTTTGTAGAAATTATCAAAATTCAAGAAAAGAAGCTCTACACTTTTATCAGTTCGCCAGCTATGGGTTTTACGCTCATTACAGGAATTTTAATGCTACTAGCAAACCCTTTGTTATTTAAGAGTGGGGGCTGGTTGCATGCTAAGTTGCTTCTTGTTTTGTTGCTTTTAATCTATCATTTTTATTGTAAGAAGTGCATGCGAGATTTAGCTAAAGACCCTAGCAAAAGGAGTGGGAAGTTCTATCGCATTTTTAATGAAGTGCCTACGATTTTGCTCATAGGGATTGTGATTTTAGTGGTTGTCAAGCCCTTTTAA
- a CDS encoding YigZ family protein — MKTLKKLITSKHQVKASRFLGYLVPFDDFEKTLFHLKKEHFKAVHFVTAFRFQKKGKITEGFSDDGEPKGSSAMPMLNVLRRENLMDIGMISVRYFGGTLLGVGGLMKAYANSVLLCVENAKIENAFKDFVELETFNAHYSYKELDSLQREVKKFSLQLNKKNFSAQGVEVEISGARQDLEVFLAQIKVY; from the coding sequence GTGAAAACGCTTAAAAAACTTATCACTTCTAAGCACCAAGTCAAAGCTTCACGCTTTTTAGGGTATCTTGTGCCTTTTGATGATTTTGAAAAAACGCTTTTTCATTTGAAAAAGGAGCATTTTAAGGCGGTGCATTTTGTAACGGCGTTTCGCTTTCAAAAAAAGGGCAAAATTACGGAGGGTTTTAGTGATGATGGCGAGCCTAAAGGGAGTTCAGCAATGCCCATGCTCAATGTTTTAAGGCGAGAAAATTTAATGGATATAGGCATGATAAGTGTGCGTTATTTTGGAGGTACGCTTTTAGGGGTGGGGGGCTTGATGAAAGCTTATGCAAATAGTGTGCTATTATGTGTAGAAAACGCTAAAATAGAGAATGCTTTCAAAGATTTTGTGGAGTTAGAAACATTTAACGCTCATTATTCTTACAAAGAATTAGATAGCCTTCAGCGTGAAGTTAAGAAATTTAGCCTACAATTGAATAAAAAGAATTTTTCAGCTCAAGGCGTGGAAGTAGAAATTAGCGGTGCAAGACAGGATTTAGAAGTGTTTCTAGCACAAATTAAAGTTTATTAG
- a CDS encoding ABC transporter permease, translated as MNFLKILLIELRAIFAHKGVLLIVIGAPLIYGLLYPLPYLKDIVTQQKIALVDEDNSSLSRKLAFMAQSSNELNIAFFSPSMLKAKKLLEEEKIYGILHIPSHFEANIYKRVPVTIDFYANSNYFLIYGTLANVIVESVNALNNQIKFKNNAIREEALLTTNSITIKPIALYNPSEGYLNYALSSVFIFILHQVMLIATSMFASSKRLEFISLNKGEIALRLCARLLVFMGVFSVFILLYFGVLFSIHGVERHASALMVFFNSLVFVLSTLSLGTFLGTWIKNEAYTTQIILISSLPLIFMMGFVWPFESLPPYLQALTQVVPAYHGISLLGRLNQMHAEFIDVASHFYALWGIFVVSFVGSVFKLGSLKKACENA; from the coding sequence ATGAATTTTTTAAAAATCCTTTTAATAGAATTGAGAGCGATTTTTGCTCATAAGGGCGTGTTATTGATTGTCATAGGAGCACCCTTAATCTATGGCTTACTATACCCTTTGCCCTATTTAAAGGATATTGTAACGCAACAAAAGATTGCCCTCGTAGATGAAGACAATTCATCGCTTTCTAGGAAATTAGCCTTCATGGCACAAAGCTCTAATGAATTAAACATTGCGTTTTTTAGCCCTTCTATGCTGAAAGCTAAGAAACTTTTAGAAGAAGAAAAAATTTATGGGATTTTGCACATTCCCAGTCATTTTGAAGCGAATATCTATAAGCGAGTGCCTGTAACCATAGATTTTTATGCTAATTCAAATTACTTTTTGATTTATGGCACATTGGCGAATGTCATCGTTGAGAGTGTTAATGCTCTTAATAATCAAATCAAGTTCAAAAATAATGCCATTAGAGAAGAAGCCTTGCTCACCACTAATAGCATTACAATCAAACCCATCGCTCTTTATAATCCTAGTGAAGGGTATTTGAATTACGCCCTTTCTAGCGTGTTTATTTTCATCTTACACCAAGTGATGTTAATCGCAACAAGCATGTTTGCTAGCTCCAAGCGTTTGGAGTTTATTTCATTGAATAAAGGAGAAATTGCTTTAAGGCTGTGTGCAAGACTTTTGGTCTTTATGGGAGTTTTTAGTGTTTTTATTTTGCTGTATTTTGGGGTGCTATTTTCTATTCATGGAGTTGAAAGGCATGCGAGTGCTTTAATGGTGTTTTTTAATAGCTTAGTCTTTGTGCTTTCAACTCTAAGCTTAGGGACTTTTTTAGGCACTTGGATAAAAAATGAAGCCTATACCACTCAAATTATTTTGATTTCTTCTTTACCCCTAATTTTTATGATGGGTTTTGTGTGGCCTTTTGAATCCTTGCCCCCTTATTTACAGGCTTTGACTCAAGTAGTGCCAGCTTATCATGGGATTAGTTTGTTAGGGCGATTGAATCAAATGCATGCTGAATTTATTGATGTGGCAAGCCATTTTTACGCCCTTTGGGGGATTTTTGTAGTGAGTTTTGTAGGGAGTGTGTTTAAGCTTGGCTCTTTAAAGAAAGCTTGTGAAAACGCTTAA
- a CDS encoding ABC transporter permease, which produces MFRLIGTWLLQDKFLLVLCFVLPFFLGILGKQIFKQGIPRGLPIVVVDLDKTTTSHKIAFELDATSAIKIKTYVPSLLEAKRFLNSAEVYGALVLPKDLERQIKMGRDIDLPFYYNAEYVLVGKTLKNAFLQTALTLDAKSLAIKALVRDSNLDSAKAQAMPILIKLHALYNEENNYTQYLLSVMLPCMWLILIAIGMLNFIQKTSNMHELLVGILANVFVFSFWGVAMVLYFNLIGMDGNYTHLSLVFLAVVLMALIMSGFVVLAYSILHNAVEVAGAIGVYTAPSFAFAGVTYPQNNMEIFGSFWSHCLPISHFMKFFLQEAYYRTDLTESIHSLMNLVPFLVFLVLGLLLFYLFFKRNKANA; this is translated from the coding sequence TTGTTTAGATTGATAGGCACATGGCTTTTACAAGACAAGTTTTTACTAGTGCTATGTTTTGTCTTGCCCTTTTTTTTAGGGATTTTGGGTAAGCAAATTTTTAAGCAAGGGATTCCTAGAGGGCTTCCTATTGTGGTGGTGGATTTAGACAAAACGACTACAAGCCACAAGATAGCGTTTGAATTAGACGCTACAAGTGCGATTAAAATCAAAACTTATGTGCCAAGCCTTTTAGAAGCTAAGCGGTTTTTAAACTCTGCAGAAGTTTATGGAGCGTTAGTTTTGCCTAAGGATTTAGAACGCCAAATTAAAATGGGGCGTGATATTGACTTGCCTTTTTACTACAACGCTGAATATGTCCTAGTAGGAAAAACACTCAAAAACGCCTTTTTACAAACCGCTTTGACCTTAGATGCAAAATCTTTAGCGATAAAGGCTTTAGTAAGGGACTCTAATTTGGATTCAGCAAAAGCTCAAGCGATGCCTATTTTGATTAAATTGCATGCTTTATATAATGAAGAAAATAACTACACGCAATATCTCTTAAGCGTGATGTTGCCTTGCATGTGGCTCATACTCATTGCTATTGGCATGCTCAATTTTATTCAAAAAACTTCTAACATGCATGAGCTTTTGGTGGGTATTTTGGCTAATGTGTTTGTGTTTAGTTTCTGGGGAGTGGCTATGGTATTGTATTTTAATCTCATTGGCATGGATGGAAACTACACGCATTTGTCATTAGTCTTTTTAGCGGTGGTTTTAATGGCATTAATTATGAGTGGGTTTGTGGTATTAGCTTATAGCATTTTACACAATGCTGTTGAAGTGGCTGGTGCAATTGGGGTGTATACCGCTCCAAGCTTTGCTTTTGCTGGGGTTACTTATCCGCAAAACAACATGGAAATTTTTGGAAGCTTTTGGAGTCATTGCTTACCTATCAGCCATTTTATGAAGTTTTTTTTACAGGAAGCGTATTATAGGACTGATTTGACAGAGTCTATCCACTCTTTGATGAATCTTGTGCCTTTTTTAGTTTTTCTTGTTTTAGGGCTTTTGTTATTTTATCTTTTCTTCAAAAGGAATAAGGCTAACGCATGA
- a CDS encoding HlyD family secretion protein has protein sequence MLDRKKVIVVGGGVLLVVLVVLFYLAYRPKAEVLQGFLEAREYSVSSKVPGRIDRVFVKKGDRINKGDLAFSISSPELEAKLAQAEAGHKAAKALSDEVKKGARDETIISAHDIWQAAKSQATLAKETYKRIQDLYDSGVASLQKRDEAYAAYQSTKYNEGAAYQKYKMALEGASKESKIAAKAKESAALGQVNEVESYLKDIKATAPIDGEVSNVLLGSGELSPKGFPVVLMIDLKDSWLKISVPEKYLSDFEVGKEFEGYIPALKKTAKFKVKYLSVMGDFATWKATSGSNSYDMKSYEVEATPLEELEGFRVGMSVLVTIKP, from the coding sequence ATGTTAGACAGAAAAAAAGTCATTGTAGTGGGGGGTGGGGTTTTATTAGTGGTGTTAGTGGTGCTTTTTTATTTAGCTTATCGCCCTAAGGCCGAAGTTTTACAAGGGTTTTTAGAAGCTAGAGAATATAGCGTAAGTTCCAAAGTGCCTGGACGCATTGATAGGGTTTTTGTGAAAAAGGGCGATAGGATTAACAAGGGCGATTTAGCTTTTAGTATTTCTAGCCCTGAGTTAGAGGCAAAGCTTGCTCAAGCTGAGGCGGGGCATAAGGCAGCAAAAGCTTTAAGTGATGAAGTGAAAAAGGGGGCAAGAGATGAGACCATCATTTCAGCCCATGATATTTGGCAAGCAGCTAAATCTCAAGCCACTTTGGCTAAAGAGACTTATAAGCGGATTCAAGATTTATACGATAGCGGTGTAGCCAGCTTGCAGAAGCGTGATGAAGCCTATGCGGCCTATCAAAGCACTAAATACAATGAAGGTGCCGCCTATCAAAAATATAAAATGGCGTTAGAAGGGGCGAGCAAAGAAAGTAAAATCGCTGCTAAGGCTAAAGAGAGTGCGGCTTTAGGACAAGTGAATGAAGTAGAATCGTATTTAAAGGATATAAAAGCTACAGCTCCTATTGATGGGGAAGTGAGTAATGTGCTTTTAGGAAGTGGCGAGCTTAGTCCTAAGGGTTTTCCTGTGGTTTTAATGATAGATTTGAAAGATAGCTGGTTAAAAATTAGTGTGCCTGAAAAATATTTGAGCGATTTTGAAGTGGGTAAAGAATTTGAAGGCTATATTCCAGCGTTGAAAAAGACTGCGAAATTTAAAGTCAAGTATTTGAGCGTTATGGGAGATTTTGCCACCTGGAAGGCGACAAGTGGTTCTAACAGCTATGATATGAAGAGTTATGAAGTAGAAGCCACCCCCTTAGAAGAATTAGAAGGTTTTAGGGTGGGAATGAGTGTGTTAGTAACTATCAAGCCTTAA